The Halosimplex litoreum genome has a window encoding:
- a CDS encoding bacterio-opsin activator domain-containing protein: MGDTGQVSVGWESVVRAVPGGVGVQEEEALAYVSPTFAGIVGRSREKLRDSPWESLFEPGASERMRAALDAARTGGRWRGEVSMVGAGRVPVELSLSSPAGTDAVVWWLSGRDPEAADEHDAETLPRGTSARLARTVLNTIDDVVYVIAEDSSFWFWNERLAETTGYSHEEIAAMDPMEFIPEDQHEYVPGLREAIESIEDRRVEVDILTADGERVPHEFSGTTFEDPETGRSFRCGVARDISERRERERTLRRQRDELATLNRINALLFETAREAIRTGSWEAVTRVLCEQVVASEFYRFAWVGRFDRGTDRLARVAADGVDGGLETIRTDGPADGEDRDVVRRAVHTGELAVTRRRDGAAWRWDETAVDGGIGSVAAVPLDHDGTVYGCLVLGTERPDAFEPRERTGLEVLGRLVGIVLHAARTQKLLFADSVVELEFEAARGESPLLSVGSELDCTLSLDGYVPGGEGWVLYLSTERLAPTEVANAVGQNPRVETVRAITGGDRSARFEVGVSASSLLDVVTDAGAAVRTATVTPTETRFVVEAPIDADIRRIVDRVVAAFPEADPLATRERNREPVTVGRPGGVLDELTARQREVLEAAYRAGYFAWPRESTAEEVADALGIAPSTVHAHLRKSEANILSELLDTAA; this comes from the coding sequence GAAGTTGCGGGACAGTCCGTGGGAGTCGCTGTTCGAGCCGGGGGCCTCCGAGCGGATGCGGGCGGCGCTCGACGCGGCCCGGACCGGCGGCCGCTGGCGGGGCGAGGTGTCGATGGTTGGTGCGGGGAGAGTGCCCGTCGAGCTGTCGCTCTCCTCGCCGGCGGGGACCGACGCAGTCGTCTGGTGGCTCTCCGGACGGGACCCCGAAGCGGCGGACGAGCACGACGCCGAGACGCTCCCGCGGGGCACGTCGGCCCGGCTGGCGCGGACGGTCCTGAACACTATCGACGACGTCGTCTACGTCATCGCCGAGGACAGCAGCTTCTGGTTCTGGAACGAGCGACTCGCCGAGACGACGGGGTACAGTCACGAGGAGATCGCGGCCATGGACCCCATGGAGTTCATCCCGGAGGACCAACACGAGTACGTCCCGGGGTTGCGGGAAGCGATCGAGAGCATCGAGGACCGCCGCGTCGAGGTGGACATCCTCACCGCCGACGGGGAGCGCGTCCCCCACGAGTTCAGTGGGACGACCTTCGAGGACCCGGAGACCGGCCGTTCGTTCAGGTGCGGCGTCGCGCGCGACATCTCGGAGCGGCGCGAGCGCGAGCGGACGCTGCGACGCCAGCGTGACGAACTGGCGACGCTGAACCGCATCAACGCGCTCCTGTTCGAGACCGCCCGGGAGGCGATCCGGACGGGCAGCTGGGAGGCGGTCACGCGGGTCCTCTGCGAGCAGGTCGTGGCGTCGGAGTTCTACCGGTTCGCCTGGGTCGGCCGATTCGACCGGGGCACGGACCGGCTCGCACGCGTCGCCGCCGACGGTGTCGACGGCGGCCTCGAGACGATCCGGACCGACGGGCCGGCCGACGGTGAGGACCGTGACGTCGTGAGGCGGGCGGTGCACACCGGCGAACTCGCGGTGACGAGGCGACGGGACGGAGCCGCGTGGCGGTGGGACGAAACCGCGGTGGACGGCGGGATCGGGTCGGTCGCCGCCGTCCCGCTCGACCACGACGGAACCGTCTACGGCTGTCTCGTGCTCGGGACGGAGCGGCCGGACGCGTTCGAACCCCGCGAGCGGACCGGTCTGGAGGTGCTCGGTCGGCTCGTCGGGATCGTGTTGCACGCCGCACGGACCCAGAAGCTGCTGTTCGCGGACTCCGTCGTCGAACTCGAGTTCGAGGCGGCGCGCGGCGAGTCGCCGCTCCTCTCGGTCGGGTCCGAGCTGGACTGCACGCTGTCGCTCGACGGGTACGTTCCGGGCGGCGAGGGATGGGTCCTTTACCTGTCGACCGAGAGGCTGGCCCCGACCGAGGTGGCGAACGCCGTCGGCCAGAACCCCCGCGTCGAGACCGTGCGGGCGATCACCGGCGGCGACCGGTCGGCGCGGTTCGAGGTGGGCGTCTCCGCGTCGTCGCTCCTCGACGTCGTCACCGACGCCGGCGCCGCCGTTCGGACGGCCACCGTCACGCCGACGGAGACACGGTTCGTCGTCGAAGCCCCGATCGACGCCGACATCCGCCGGATCGTCGACCGGGTCGTCGCGGCGTTCCCGGAGGCGGACCCGCTCGCCACCCGCGAACGGAACCGCGAGCCCGTGACCGTCGGCCGGCCCGGCGGCGTCCTCGACGAGCTGACCGCCCGCCAGCGGGAGGTCCTCGAAGCCGCCTACCGGGCCGGTTACTTCGCCTGGCCGCGCGAGAGTACCGCCGAGGAGGTCGCCGATGCGCTCGGGATCGCCCCGTCGACGGTCCACGCCCACCTCCGGAAGAGCGAGGCGAACATCCTGTCGGAACTGCTCGACACCGCGGCATAG
- the serS gene encoding serine--tRNA ligase, with translation MLSRQFVRENPERVRDAIERKGVTGVDLDDILEMDEEWRELKAHGDSLRHERNEVSSRIGELKQEGRDEEAQEAIERSQELKDELQDVEDRADELQTELEERLLTIPNVPHESVPTGEDESDNVERYREGFDDLRVDPDDVTPHYDLGEELDILDFERGAKVSGGGFQFVKGDGAKLERALIQFFLDVHEEQDYVEVSPPIPVNSASMRGTGQLPKFAEDAYRVEARQDDDYDDDDLWLLPTAEVPVTNMYRDEILLDDDLPLKHQAFSPNFRREAGEHGTETRGYVRVHQFNKVELVNFVRPEESYDRLEDLLSEAEEVLQRLGLPYRVLDMCTGDMGFTQAKKYDIEVWAPGDDMDEGPDVGGRWLEVSSVSNFEDFQARRAGLRYRPERHESAEYLHTLNGSGVAVPRVMVAIMEYYQNDDGTVTVPEPLRPYMNGQAVIDGHEPVGESAVGAGEKE, from the coding sequence ATGTTAAGCAGGCAGTTCGTTCGGGAGAACCCCGAACGGGTCCGCGACGCCATCGAGCGCAAGGGCGTCACGGGCGTCGACTTGGACGATATCCTCGAGATGGACGAGGAGTGGCGCGAACTGAAGGCCCACGGCGACAGCCTCCGCCACGAGCGCAACGAGGTCTCCAGTCGGATCGGCGAGCTGAAACAGGAAGGGAGAGACGAAGAGGCCCAGGAGGCCATCGAGCGCTCCCAGGAACTCAAAGACGAGCTTCAGGACGTCGAGGACCGCGCGGACGAACTCCAGACGGAACTAGAGGAGCGCCTCCTGACGATCCCGAACGTCCCCCACGAGTCGGTCCCCACGGGCGAGGACGAGAGCGACAACGTCGAGCGCTACCGCGAGGGCTTCGACGACCTGCGGGTCGACCCCGACGACGTGACTCCACACTACGACCTGGGCGAGGAGCTCGATATCTTGGACTTCGAGCGCGGCGCGAAAGTGTCGGGCGGGGGCTTCCAGTTCGTCAAGGGCGACGGCGCCAAACTCGAACGGGCGCTGATCCAGTTCTTCCTCGACGTCCACGAGGAACAGGACTACGTCGAGGTGTCCCCGCCGATCCCGGTCAACTCCGCGTCGATGCGCGGGACCGGCCAGCTCCCCAAATTCGCCGAGGACGCCTACCGCGTGGAGGCCCGCCAGGACGACGACTACGACGACGACGACCTGTGGCTGCTCCCCACTGCGGAGGTGCCGGTCACCAACATGTACCGCGACGAGATCCTGCTCGACGACGACCTCCCCCTGAAACACCAGGCGTTCTCGCCCAATTTCCGCCGTGAAGCTGGCGAACACGGCACCGAGACCCGCGGGTACGTCCGCGTCCACCAGTTCAACAAGGTCGAACTCGTCAACTTCGTCCGCCCCGAGGAGAGCTACGACCGGCTGGAGGACCTCCTGAGCGAAGCCGAGGAGGTGCTCCAGCGACTCGGGCTGCCCTACCGCGTACTGGACATGTGCACCGGCGACATGGGGTTCACCCAGGCCAAGAAGTACGACATCGAGGTGTGGGCGCCCGGCGACGACATGGACGAGGGTCCCGACGTGGGCGGTCGTTGGCTGGAGGTCTCGTCGGTCTCGAACTTCGAGGACTTCCAGGCCCGGCGGGCCGGGCTCCGATACCGACCGGAACGGCACGAATCGGCCGAGTACCTCCACACCCTCAACGGGTCGGGGGTCGCCGTGCCGCGCGTGATGGTCGCGATCATGGAGTACTACCAGAACGACGACGGCACCGTCACCGTCCCCGAACCGCTACGGCCGTACATGAACGGCCAGGCGGTCATCGACGGTCACGAACCCGTCGGCGAGAGCGCCGTCGGCGCCGGCGAGAAGGAGTGA